From Daucus carota subsp. sativus chromosome 6, DH1 v3.0, whole genome shotgun sequence:
tgcaacaaaaccaaacaggtaaaACAATTCAGGATCATTCCTTTCCTTTATCTGTGTTTTCCTTTCTAGATTTCATTCCGTTTCCCCGAAgcgaaccaaacggccccttactAAATCTCATCTCATAATTTAATGAACTAGAATCTTAAACAATTACAAATACCAAAGTCTACACTTCACTCTCGAATAAAAATTCTTTGATtatcaaaatacaaaattaatagAGTTTATCATTTAGAGACCCTGTGATTTGGTCGATAACAAGTCAATTTATTAATCAgcaaattttaagaaattttaacAATGTTTAATTTGATTAGCACTTTGGAGACTCTTTAAcgtactccctccctcccctttacgtacactgtttgcacgcattttaaacctcctataaaacatagtttcataatatttttttttgaaattttcttttaataaaaacttaaatatcaaacttttattcaaagaaaaaaaaattaaaaaatatattaaaaattaattttttttttaagtattctGTAATGGCGGCAAGTGCATAATCTTGGCATTTATACTAATACAGTATAGATGGTGTCGTTTTTTTTTTCGTGCATTTAGATCTCTTCTTTGATAAATTTTTCTAAGTTGTGCATATGTGCCTTTATGTGTACTTTTGTGGTTAAATTAAGAGTAATTGACAGTTTGCAACCCTTAACTTAAGTGcctttttcgatttggttacTTATTTATAATCTTGGCACTATGCAACCCAAAGCTTATAATTTTTAAGCAACCTGCAACCCACGCTCCAACTCCCGTTAAAGTACTAACGGGAGACGTTAAAATGCAAGGCTAAAAATGGAATTTCACTATCTAACCCAGCAGTTGTAACTCAACAATGAAAGATATAATACCATCACATTTGCAGCAATGTAGTTGGAGCATTAACATCAGAAAATAAAATCTCAGCCACAGTTACAGATGAATCAATGTTAAAGGGTAAGGTTGGTGTGCCAACCTTCCAAAAATAAAATCCCAGCAAGCACAAAACAATAATTATAAGAAAGTCTCACAACACATCATCTGCAGCTCCTAGTTTTTCTTCAGCAATTCCTTCTGCTTCTTCTTACCAGCATCTTGCAAATTCTTTAAAGATGTGTACTTCTGCCCTGGTATTGGCTCAACTCCCAAGCACTGTCTAGAAGATGACTGAGCTGGTGGCTTAAATTTTCTGAAGATCCCTCCATGACTGGTTGTATTTACAACCTCAGCTGTTCTCTGGACTTTGTTGGCGGCAGTTGGTTGTTTTGATGCCTCTGCTGGTGGTTGTACTACAGCTTTGGagtcttttcttttgtttgcaGTGCTCCCAGCTTGGTTTGGATCTGTTTTCTGTGAAACAAAAACAGTTTGGTTACTCAAAAACAATGTAAGTAAGTGCTTATATATCAAAGCAAATAGTATAACATGAATGTACCTTTTCTGCAACTGAGGTTCCAGCTTCTTTAGCAGtgcatgtttttttattatgcCCCTCTTGTTGGCATACACTGCACTTTTTAATGTTAGCAGCCCTTGAGGATCCAGCTCCTTCCTCTCCCCCATCTTCTTTCCTCTTCTTTTCTTCATCAATTTTCTGcagatttcaaattaaattagaaaCATGGCATAACacctaaaataatttcaaatataattagtaCCTTTGTCTGGCAAGTTCTTGCATTGTGCCCCCATTCTGAGCAATAACTGCATTTGAGAGAGGTTCCAGTCCTCTTGAGCATACTTGGGTTGTTCTCCCTTGTCTGAACTATATCAGATTTTTTGTCTCGCTTCTTTTTCGGCCTACCAGGAGCTGTTCTTGTTTTTGGAGGTAATATTGGAGTTTCAAATGTTTCCTCCCAAAATTCCTCCCCATTTAAAGGTTCAAGAATGTGGCCGTATACCCTCAGATAGTATTCTTTCTTGTGGCATTCATGCATATAGTCCAGtggattttcttttaaaaagaatatgCATGAACATGAGTGAAAACATGGAATACCTGTTAATTGCCACTTTTTACAAGCACAGGATCGATTCTGCAGGTCCACCACAATTTGATGGCCTCCATCACTCATGGTCACAAGAAATTTGTGGCCTCCATTCCAAGTTGGCCTTGCATTTGCAGCCAATTCCATAGATCTGGTTCAAGATTTTTAAGTAATAGTAATTAGTCCAAGTAgcatataacataaaatttaaacaacAGAAGTAGTAAAGTAGTTACTTGTGCAACTTCTTAAGAGGTTTTGTGCAGAAGATAGTGTCCCTCTTGTCCATTTTTGTCAGCCTCTTGCAGATCCTCTCCATACATGTATTTTGAATTCCAATGAACATTGTAACAATCCCCATACCTCTAAACTTGTTGATTGCATTGTTGAAAACTTCACAGTTGTTATTAACGAACATGTCACTCTTGCAAATATCTCTAAAAGCTGATCTACTCCACTGTGACTTTGGCTTGGCTGCTAACCAGTCGTAAGCCCTTGGTGCTAACTGATAATATGCATCAATTGAAATTATGTGAAATTATGTGAATCAATATATGTGTGTGCTAATATTATGTGTGTGCTAATATTATGTGTGTGCTAATATTATTTGTGTGCTAATATTATGTGCtgattaaattatgatttaataccTTCTTAAGAGCCTCCATATTTTGGTTGAAATGGTAAGGGGTTGTTGACCTAGCAGCAGACCAGAGGAGCCTTCTAACTCCAATTCCTTTATGTTCTTTCCACAGATTCTTGTAGAGATGCATTACGCAAAAGCGATGCTCTGCTTCAGGGACCTCAGTTTCAAGAGCCCTAACTAAACCCTTCTGTCTATCACAGATGAAGGTGTAAGATCCTGGATTCTCCATGTGAAGGTCCTCTTTAAGCAATCTGATAAACCATTCCCAGCTATCGTTGTTTTCTGCTTCAACCTGGGCCCAACAAATTGGATACATCCCATCATTCGGGTCTGTACCAACAGCAGTCAGCAAAATTCCTCCTAACGGACCCTTTAAATGGCATCCATCTAATCCAATGATTGGTCTGCAGCCATCTAAGAACCCTTCCTTTAGTGGACCTAGGCAAACATAGAATCTTTTAAACCTTGTACAGGTTCCACCTTCTTCAGCTTGCTCAGTCATAATCTTCACTGTGGAGGATGGCATTTGTCTTTTGATTTCATTTGCATATGCAAAGATTTTTGCATACTCCATCTCATGATTTCCAAGGATATTATCCCTAGCCTTCTTCAGTGCTCTGTACACCATAGACAATGAAACTTGACATTTCAAGTCATTAACAACTCTGGCATGAAATGCTTGTGTTGGCCATTCTGGGTTCAATCGGATTTCGTCCTCATATTCCTTTGCAATCCAGGTGGAATTAATACATTTCTGCACCCATGTAGGATTGCAAGTATGTCTGTTAATCAGTGTCTTAATTTGTATGTTCTCTGTCCTTTGCTGCTTGATACCATAGCACCTCCATTGACAACCCTCACTGCAAACccattttataatgtttttaaaattcttCTTCAACCGGATAGGCCTTTGTTGGACTATGGCATGTTTCCTCACTGCAGCTCTGAATACTGCTCCATTTGCAAAAAGCATGCCTGCAGCCACATGATCATCATCTTTAGTGGTTTCAGCATCTTCATTAGCCACATGATCTTCATTGTTTCCAGCATCTTCATTAGCCACATTTTTTTCTTCAGTGCTCTGTTGTTTTTCACTGCCTCTCTTAGCTTTTTTCCTTGCCACTGTCTTCTTCTTCACTGTCTTCCCTTTCATTGACTTTGAATTCTCATGTTTTTCTTCAACCTGACTTGGTTGGCTTTCAGGAGGACCATCCTCATCAGTAATGATGACTGGAGTGTCCTCTGTATTTTTGAACAGTCCCTGAAAAAAAATGATACACAGGTCATACACTTTTACATATGAAAATTACAGTTTACATATGAAAATTTACATGTGTACATACCCTCAACATTGAATATCTTCCTCTTTTCCTTGTCCTGTAGGGTGGATTAGGTGGGGGTATTCTCCTCCTTTTTGGTGGGACTTTCTCTACTTCACTGTCACTAGAATCCAGGTTTGAAGAGTCACCTTCCCAACTCagctcttcttcttttttcttagATGGATTTACCCCTTTATCCCCACCAGCAGGCTCACCTACATATCCTACCTCCTCTCTCATTTCTTCTATCCTCTCAATCCTTTGATCCTCGGCTAATTGAGTTAATGAAAAGTTATCCCAACCATCACCTACAACTTCATCAAGTGGCTCATCTGTGGTATATATGTTCAAGCATCTAGAATATGCAGTGAAAACACTAATTGATTCCACTTCCTCATCACTGACAATTGGCATAATCCCCTTCGACAACTCTGTATCAGGAATACAAAACCAAAGGCAAAATTCTCCTAACACTAACCCCAGCTCTGTCAGCATAGACTCCATATCAATTAGACGAAAATCCACAACTTCACACATATCAAAATACCTAATTTCACCTCCAACATAACTATCAAGATTGTCATCAAACCTCCCACCATAATGCACTTTAATAGTAAAATATCTTGAATCCTCTGTTTTTGAACATACATATAggtaaaaatatgttaaaaaaggACACTTTAGGATGCACGTGATAACAGATTGAGTAAAAAAATGCTTGCTCCTTCAATTCAGACAATATATAAGCATAAAGGGACCACCACATACTATAAAAAGCACCACACTATATAAACCCAACTAGATTGAACTATACAGTAAACAATTAGAACTCTGAACACATAAATCCTAGAGTAATATACTATCAATTACGGGCATATCCACATGAATCATACAAGGAAATCACTGAACACAAAGCATGCATATACAAAGGAGGAAAAAGGGGGAATTTGGGAGATGATGTACCTCCATATTTTGGGGTTTCGTCGCCAGGAGCAAGAATAGGCTCTGGAATCACCGGCGCATCACTACCAGCGGGCAGTCGCTTGCTCCAGAACTCAACTGGAACTTCAAGCCAGCTAGGGTTCTCTCCAAAAACGCGACCATCTATCCTCAATCTACCTCTCATTGTGTTGAATCAACAGTCGTTTTACTCTCACTCGATCACTCGATCAACAGCTAGGGTTTGTTGCTTCAATCAGTCGATAGAGAAAAAGGGGGGAATTTGGAGATGATGTTGGGCGGGGAGAAATGGTTGCGTCTTCTCGAGACTCAACTGTTTTATtctaaagctattaaacataaCAGTCAAACGAGGTTGACTGTTAACTTTCAACGGGAGTTCGACAGCGGGTTGCAGGTTggttaaaatttataagatatGGGTTGCATAGTGCCAAGATTATAAATAAgtaaccaaatcgaaaaaggCACTTAAGTTAAGGGTTGCAAACTGTCAATTACTCTTAAATTAAAGAGTCTTTTTAGTGTGCATTATTAGTGTGCggccatgagcacacactaacaaAGTACTTTTAGTTAgttggaagattttgattggagGAGATTTTTGTACAAGCTAtggggccatcattattaatgagatgAGAGTCAATAGAAATCCACTATCTTATGAAAAAGTGGTTGTTCGTGTATGCTcatggacacacactagaaaatccgtAAACTAAACATCAAATCGTGACCTTTTCCCCACAGTTATTTGCTCCCTTTGTAACCAAAAGGTTGTGAGAGGCGGACTGCAGACCCCTGAAACAAGGCTGTGAGACGCGGACCTGAGACCCCTTGAACAAAACTATATATGTCATGTGAGGGATGGGATGTGACGGGTGTCCCTTTGGTGTGACTTGTAACTGTTTGTGACTGTGTACCATTTCTATAAGCGCTTAATTTCGGCTACAGAACCCAAACCCGTGAAACCATCTTGGCTTTTAGCATGTTGTAGTTGTCTACTGCACTCTCACGGGCACACAAATCAACATTTCTGCACCCTTTATAATCTCACCTGTTCTTCATCAAGGCCTCGGACCAATCCCCCCTTCCACTACACGATCAAGAACTCTCCTTCGCGAGATACTAAACCTGTGAGAAACAAATATGCAGTCCTGGTTAGTCCTGGCTTTGATGCTTTTCATTGGCACTGCAAGCAGTGGCCTACTAGTCGATGCTCAATCGATATGCAATGTCTCCTTGGACAGCCTAATGGCATGCAAACCAGCTGTAACTCAGCCACACCCAACAGCACCTTCAAAACCATGCTGCGCTGCCATATCGCATGCTGATATGAAGTGCTTGTGTTCCTACAAGAACAACACCATGTTGCCTGCAGCTCTCGGGATCGACCCGGAACTTGCTGTGCAGCTTCCAGCCAAGTGCCGGATTCGTAACGCCCCCAAGTGCTAGAATTCACTGTTGAAATTCGAATGCGAGCAGCTGCTTCTGCTTCTACTAGATTATGTCTAGGGTACTGTGAGTCTGTGAACGTTACTTTTCATCTGTTCTGGTGTACTAATGAATCAAGAAATCTGTTCTGATGATTTCTCGTTATTGTTGTAAAGAGTTCATGATTATATGTACTTtcgcagtggcggaaccagagggggctaggggatgctagagcccccctAACCTCTTAAaaacagtgtatatttttttttcagcccccgctgaattatTCATGTCTGTATAATTTAGGATGCTTAGAGCGAGTTCAAGAGATACCTTATAACATGTCCTAAGTCATAAGTTAGGAGATTTGATAAAAaatgttgatccaacaatgACATGCCTTATATTATTAGGACAACCTCTTGAAGCTTTATTTATAAGGCACCTCTCTCTCCTTGCTCtatcttatatattataataaatttttatacatactctctttctctctctgctTTGGACTTACTCTTAACCTAAAGagatttttattaacaaatacattcaaacaGAATAAGTCATACTCACACACTTGACACTACTCTAACTCAGCTTCTCACTGTGATAAATTCATTTAGCAGTGAATGGATTCGCCACAACCTGCTCAGTCCCGGCGGCCGTCTCCTAATGCCCATAGCCCGCAGGGCCTGCAACCTGCTCTCTCCGACTCTTCCTGCCTTCAGTAGGCTTAATATTTCCGGCAATGGGGTTTTTGTGAGAAGGACAAACTGGGCCCTTAGTGCACTTTGAACAACGTTCTCTTTGAGGCCTTTTAACCAATCAATACGTGCAACCTAGAGAGATGACCGTCTCCCTTTGATGAATGTGGTATCGAGGTTCGGTATCCAAATTTCAATCGGTCCTTTACAAATTTGAGCCCCCCTGAATTTCATTCCTGTTTCCGCCACTGTACTTTCGAGTTTCGACGACATCAAGCAATAGCGAAGGCAGAAGTTCTTGCCTTATAAGTCGATATCATGGTTTTTAGAAATGTACGCAATTCGATTCTAAGTGGTTATCGGctaaaaactaaacaaattcGCATATCATTGGTCATATAAAATTTCCAAGGTGAAATCGACAAATCGTGGTTTATAGTTTATATACGATCCAGTTTGTTGccatctttaaaaaaaatcaaactttttaccacaaattaataatataattttatttcagtttctacacaaatcaataataattaaattttataaaaaagaaagtttaaataattaatcaaactatgttttataggatatttaaaatttgtatcagGCCCGTTCTAGTTCTCTAAAATAAGAAACCTAGTTGGCATGGTGAGTATGTTTggcatattttgatttattttatttaaaaaaatcatttatttatgcaaaaagtacataaatatgtatatttaaaaattaacaaattatttgcaaataataaatatggaatactcctgacaaaaaaaaatatgaaatacttGTTAGATATTATTCACcgaaaaatatttcataaatatatatttttttaaataaatcctTATTATTTTATCCCGTAAACATGCTCGTAGATGCATTAATATCTTCTTATTTTATCTGGTTTGAAATACACCAAAACCAAAACAGTGCTCcctatttcttcttcttcttgttccgGGGTCTCGTGATGCGACGACGTTGAAGTTCACTACAGTATTCAACTATTCAAAGTATTATGGCAAGACATTGCTCAACGTTTTCTCGTATCGGTAGATGCAAATACTTTTCTTATGTGAGATGTGTGATGTGTCTCCACTTTCCTCGTTCATTTGGTATTAATAgctagtttatttattttaatttttattcttcaaCTAATATAGAATTAACTAGTTCTCGAATATCAGAATAAATCTCACTCTCAAATGAACttacaaattttgataattaactTTGCTCTCAAATACATTTACTAAATCTCATAATTTAATGAACTAGAATCTTAAATCATTATTACAAATACCAAAGTCTACACTTCACTCTCGAATAAAAAttctttaattatcaaaatacaaaattaatacaAGTATCATTTAGAGACCCTGTGATTTGGTTGATAACAAGTCAATTCATTAATCAGACCACCTAGAATCTGTGAcatgctccctccgtcccaaaaa
This genomic window contains:
- the LOC108226911 gene encoding uncharacterized protein LOC108226911, giving the protein MRGRLRIDGRVFGENPSWLEVPVEFWSKRLPAGSDAPVIPEPILAPGDETPKYGEDSRYFTIKVHYGGRFDDNLDSYVGGEIRYFDMCEVVDFRLIDMESMLTELGLVLGEFCLWFCIPDTELSKGIMPIVSDEEVESISVFTAYSRCLNIYTTDEPLDEVVGDGWDNFSLTQLAEDQRIERIEEMREEVGYVGEPAGGDKGVNPSKKKEEELSWEGDSSNLDSSDSEVEKVPPKRRRIPPPNPPYRTRKRGRYSMLRGLFKNTEDTPVIITDEDGPPESQPSQVEEKHENSKSMKGKTVKKKTVARKKAKRGSEKQQSTEEKNVANEDAGNNEDHVANEDAETTKDDDHVAAGMLFANGAVFRAAVRKHAIVQQRPIRLKKNFKNIIKWVCSEGCQWRCYGIKQQRTENIQIKTLINRHTCNPTWVQKCINSTWIAKEYEDEIRLNPEWPTQAFHARVVNDLKCQVSLSMVYRALKKARDNILGNHEMEYAKIFAYANEIKRQMPSSTVKIMTEQAEEGGTCTRFKRFYVCLGPLKEGFLDGCRPIIGLDGCHLKGPLGGILLTAVGTDPNDGMYPICWAQVEAENNDSWEWFIRLLKEDLHMENPGSYTFICDRQKGLVRALETEVPEAEHRFCVMHLYKNLWKEHKGIGVRRLLWSAARSTTPYHFNQNMEALKKLAPRAYDWLAAKPKSQWSRSAFRDICKSDMFVNNNCEVFNNAINKFRGMGIVTMFIGIQNTCMERICKRLTKMDKRDTIFCTKPLKKLHKSMELAANARPTWNGGHKFLVTMSDGGHQIVVDLQNRSCACKKWQLTGIPCFHSCSCIFFLKENPLDYMHECHKKEYYLRVYGHILEPLNGEEFWEETFETPILPPKTRTAPGRPKKKRDKKSDIVQTRENNPSMLKRTGTSLKCSYCSEWGHNARTCQTKKIDEEKKRKEDGGEEGAGSSRAANIKKCSVCQQEGHNKKTCTAKEAGTSVAEKKTDPNQAGSTANKRKDSKAVVQPPAEASKQPTAANKVQRTAEVVNTTSHGGIFRKFKPPAQSSSRQCLGVEPIPGQKYTSLKNLQDAGKKKQKELLKKN